In Nocardia asteroides, a single genomic region encodes these proteins:
- a CDS encoding polyphosphate kinase 2 family protein — MSPNWTTPAAAALRADGLRVADLDTSATPGFSGDKAAGQQLLAERTGVLSALQEKLYANGRSGDHRNVLLVLQGMDTAGKGGIVRHVIGSVDPQGVDHASFGVPTPEERRHHYLWRIRKALPRGGQLGVFDRSHYEDVLVVRVHDLVPPAEWEPRYDEINEFERELVAEGTTLVKVAMFVSLDEQKKRLRERLQRPEKYWKFNPSDIDERAFWPQYQAAYQAMLDRTSTERAPWHVIPSDRKWYSRLAVTELLIDALTALDLHWPPAQFDVAEQLKRLEKA, encoded by the coding sequence ATGTCGCCGAACTGGACAACACCCGCCGCCGCAGCGCTCAGGGCCGACGGCCTGCGCGTCGCCGACCTCGACACCTCGGCGACGCCGGGCTTCTCCGGCGACAAGGCCGCCGGGCAGCAGCTGCTCGCCGAGCGCACCGGGGTGCTCTCCGCGCTGCAGGAGAAGCTCTACGCCAACGGCCGCTCCGGTGACCACCGCAATGTGCTGCTCGTCCTGCAGGGCATGGACACCGCAGGCAAGGGCGGCATCGTGCGGCACGTGATCGGCTCGGTCGACCCGCAGGGCGTCGACCACGCCTCCTTCGGCGTGCCGACCCCCGAGGAGCGGCGGCACCACTACCTGTGGCGGATCCGCAAGGCGCTGCCGCGCGGCGGCCAGCTCGGCGTCTTCGACCGCTCGCACTACGAGGACGTGCTCGTGGTCCGGGTGCACGACCTCGTCCCGCCCGCCGAGTGGGAGCCGCGCTACGACGAGATCAACGAGTTCGAGCGCGAGCTGGTGGCGGAGGGAACCACCCTCGTCAAGGTTGCCATGTTCGTCTCCCTCGACGAGCAGAAGAAGCGGCTCCGCGAGCGGCTGCAGCGCCCGGAGAAGTACTGGAAGTTCAATCCGAGCGATATCGACGAGCGCGCCTTCTGGCCGCAGTACCAGGCCGCCTACCAGGCCATGCTCGACCGCACCAGCACCGAGCGGGCCCCCTGGCACGTCATCCCCTCCGACCGCAAGTGGTACTCCCGCCTCGCCGTCACCGAACTCCTCATCGATGCCCTCACCGCCCTCGACCTGCACTGGCCCCCGGCCCAGTTCGACGTCGCCGAGCAGTTGAAGAGGTTGGAGAAGGCGTAG
- a CDS encoding class I SAM-dependent methyltransferase, with product MNLARRTMNAPALAAVYERAWRPALFYLASGRSMDTDRRDAVRTLRLSGPKRVLDLACGPGNFTRHLSRELTGDGRVIGLDYSEPMLAQAIRDNSAPRAGYVRGDARTLPFADGTFDAVCCFGALYLIPDPVRATREMIRVLAPGGRIAISTSHRTPGWFGALSSAVGGAGGLRVFDTETFPALFAEHGLTDIDQQVHRLLQYVSATRPA from the coding sequence GTGAATCTCGCCCGCCGCACCATGAACGCGCCCGCGCTCGCCGCCGTCTACGAGCGGGCGTGGCGCCCGGCGCTGTTCTACCTGGCCAGCGGCCGCAGCATGGACACCGACCGCCGCGACGCGGTGCGCACGCTGCGGCTCTCCGGCCCCAAGCGGGTGCTCGACCTGGCCTGCGGCCCCGGTAATTTCACCAGGCACCTGAGCCGCGAGCTCACCGGCGACGGCCGGGTGATCGGCCTCGACTACTCCGAACCCATGCTCGCGCAGGCGATCCGGGACAACTCCGCACCCCGCGCCGGTTACGTCCGCGGCGACGCCCGCACGCTCCCCTTCGCGGACGGCACCTTCGACGCCGTCTGCTGCTTCGGCGCGCTCTACCTCATCCCCGACCCCGTCCGCGCCACCCGCGAGATGATCCGGGTCCTCGCCCCCGGCGGCCGCATCGCGATCAGTACCAGCCACCGCACCCCCGGCTGGTTCGGCGCGCTGAGCAGCGCCGTCGGCGGAGCGGGCGGCCTCCGCGTCTTCGACACCGAGACCTTCCCCGCGCTCTTCGCCGAGCACGGCCTCACCGACATCGACCAGCAGGTGCACCGGCTGCTGCAGTACGTGAGCGCCACCCGCCCCGCCTAG
- a CDS encoding NAD(P)-dependent alcohol dehydrogenase yields the protein MSTAAAYAVSGPEGPFEKVTIERRDLGPHDVLIDVKYAGICHSDIHTARNEWGGAKYPCVPGHEIAGIVAAVGSAVTTHGVGDRVGVGCMVDSCGRCAPCLDGNEQYCERGPVMTYNTPVDETVQPGGVTLGGYSTQIVVTENFVLAIPDGIGLDVAAPLLCAGITTYSPLRHWNAGPGKQVAIIGMGGLGHVGVRIAAALGAEVTVLSQSLRKRDDGLRFGATGYYATADKQTFKDLRNRFDLIINTVSADLPLDNYLKLLKVDGTLVALGLPENPASIRPFLLASYRRSLSGSMIGGIAETQEMLNFCAKHGIGAEIELISADEIDAAYDRVVASDVQYRFVIDAGTI from the coding sequence ATGAGCACCGCTGCCGCCTATGCCGTGTCCGGCCCCGAGGGCCCGTTCGAGAAGGTCACGATCGAGCGCCGCGACCTCGGTCCGCACGACGTCCTGATCGACGTGAAGTACGCCGGCATCTGCCACTCCGACATCCACACCGCGCGCAACGAGTGGGGCGGCGCCAAATACCCCTGCGTGCCGGGCCACGAGATCGCGGGCATCGTGGCCGCGGTCGGCTCGGCGGTCACCACGCACGGCGTCGGTGACCGGGTCGGCGTCGGCTGCATGGTCGACTCCTGCGGCCGCTGCGCCCCCTGCCTGGACGGCAACGAGCAGTACTGCGAGCGCGGCCCCGTGATGACCTACAACACCCCCGTCGACGAGACGGTGCAGCCGGGCGGGGTGACGCTCGGCGGCTACTCGACGCAGATCGTCGTCACCGAGAACTTCGTGCTCGCCATCCCGGATGGCATCGGGCTCGACGTCGCCGCCCCGCTGCTCTGCGCGGGCATCACCACCTACTCGCCGCTGCGGCACTGGAACGCCGGGCCGGGCAAACAGGTGGCCATCATCGGCATGGGCGGGCTCGGGCACGTCGGCGTGCGGATCGCCGCCGCGCTCGGCGCCGAGGTGACGGTGCTCAGCCAATCACTGCGCAAGCGCGACGACGGGCTCCGCTTCGGCGCCACCGGCTACTACGCCACCGCCGACAAGCAGACCTTCAAGGACCTGCGCAACCGCTTCGACCTGATCATCAACACCGTCTCCGCCGACCTCCCGCTCGACAACTACCTCAAGCTGCTGAAGGTGGACGGCACGCTCGTCGCGCTCGGCCTCCCGGAGAACCCGGCGAGTATCCGCCCCTTCCTGCTCGCCAGCTACCGCCGCTCGCTCTCCGGCTCGATGATCGGCGGCATCGCCGAGACCCAGGAGATGCTGAACTTCTGCGCCAAGCACGGGATCGGCGCGGAGATCGAGCTGATCTCCGCCGACGAGATCGACGCCGCCTACGACCGGGTCGTCGCCAGCGACGTGCAGTACCGCTTCGTCATCGACGCGGGCACCATCTGA
- a CDS encoding helix-turn-helix domain-containing protein: MARNRTFNVIAELAEADSDSAAVQLLTEFAEFHAALAHSAFGRTELILTMEAPDLTSATSRALAALAAWEVTSIQAMLTDDFDRMAEMTLPALMTVTDAATALGITRTRVQQLIDQGKLTARKVGSAWILLSASVAARDKHA, from the coding sequence ATGGCTCGTAACCGCACTTTCAACGTCATTGCCGAACTCGCGGAGGCCGACTCCGACTCTGCTGCCGTTCAGTTGCTCACCGAATTCGCCGAGTTCCACGCTGCCCTGGCACACTCGGCATTCGGACGCACCGAATTGATCCTCACCATGGAGGCGCCTGATCTGACCTCCGCGACCTCTCGGGCACTGGCGGCGCTCGCAGCGTGGGAGGTCACCTCCATCCAGGCCATGCTGACCGATGACTTCGATCGGATGGCGGAGATGACGCTGCCCGCGCTGATGACCGTGACCGATGCCGCCACGGCGCTGGGGATCACCCGCACCCGGGTGCAGCAGCTCATCGACCAGGGCAAGCTCACCGCGCGGAAAGTAGGCAGCGCGTGGATTCTGCTGTCCGCAAGCGTCGCCGCACGCGATAAACACGCCTGA
- a CDS encoding vitamin K epoxide reductase family protein — translation MTAAPPRAAWILLLGGLLGWLAAVALTVERFKLFTDPGYTPSCSFNPVLSCGSVMTTDQAAVFGFPNPLIGVVGFSVVVTLGLLSVAGVSFPRWIWGGLWLGNLLGLLFVGWLIFQSLYRINALCPYCLVVWAIITPLLAVVTEQLWGSSAGPLRILAEWRWTFVAVFYATVLVLVFLRFQDYWLSLA, via the coding sequence GTGACCGCGGCTCCGCCCCGGGCGGCCTGGATCCTGCTGCTCGGCGGCCTGCTCGGCTGGCTGGCGGCGGTCGCGCTGACCGTCGAGCGCTTCAAGTTGTTCACCGACCCCGGCTACACGCCGTCGTGCAGCTTCAACCCGGTGCTCTCCTGCGGCTCGGTGATGACCACCGACCAGGCGGCGGTCTTCGGCTTCCCGAACCCGCTGATCGGCGTGGTCGGCTTCTCCGTTGTGGTCACGCTCGGCCTGCTCTCGGTGGCGGGCGTGAGCTTCCCGCGCTGGATCTGGGGCGGGCTCTGGCTCGGCAACCTGCTCGGGTTGCTCTTCGTCGGCTGGCTGATCTTCCAGAGCCTGTACCGGATCAACGCGCTCTGCCCGTACTGCCTGGTGGTCTGGGCGATCATCACGCCGCTGCTCGCGGTCGTCACCGAGCAGCTGTGGGGTAGCTCCGCGGGGCCGCTGCGGATCCTGGCCGAGTGGCGCTGGACCTTCGTCGCGGTCTTCTACGCGACCGTGCTGGTCCTGGTCTTCCTGCGCTTCCAGGACTACTGGCTCTCGCTGGCCTGA
- a CDS encoding saccharopine dehydrogenase family protein: protein MPETRELDLVLFGATGFVGKIIAEYLTGAAPAGARIGLAGRTRGKLEQVRSGLGPVAAEWELIEADVNDPSTLNAMVARTTAVLTTVGPYLRYGMPLVAACAHAGTHYADLTGEVPFVREAIDRYQDVAVGSGAKILNSCGYDSVPSDLSVYQLYKRTLADNTGELTDVTLIAAVKGGVSGGTVDSLRAMVEEVATDPAKARLLSHPYALSPDTDREPKVGRQTDQALQRASGIHPGLPGWVGTFAMAAHNTKIVRRSNGLLGWVYGKNFKYREVMTAGRSPLAPVAAAALAGGTVAGVATTAVLSRFALGRKMLDTVLPAPGTGPSEKTRANGWFRMKTYANTTSGTTYLATFEGKGDPGYQATAVMFAETGLALAFDREKQSELTGILTPAAAIGDALTDRLRDAGMTIEVEPVR, encoded by the coding sequence ATGCCCGAGACCCGTGAACTCGACCTCGTCCTCTTCGGCGCGACCGGCTTCGTCGGCAAGATCATCGCCGAGTACCTGACCGGGGCGGCGCCCGCGGGCGCGCGGATCGGGCTGGCCGGGCGCACCAGGGGCAAGCTGGAGCAGGTGCGGAGCGGGCTCGGGCCGGTCGCGGCGGAGTGGGAGCTGATCGAGGCGGACGTGAACGACCCGTCCACGCTGAACGCCATGGTCGCCAGGACCACCGCCGTGCTCACCACGGTCGGGCCGTACCTGCGCTACGGCATGCCGCTGGTGGCGGCCTGCGCACACGCGGGCACGCACTACGCCGACCTGACCGGCGAGGTGCCCTTCGTCCGCGAGGCCATCGACCGGTACCAGGACGTCGCGGTCGGCAGCGGCGCGAAGATCCTGAACTCCTGCGGCTACGACTCGGTGCCCTCCGATCTCAGCGTGTACCAGCTGTACAAGCGGACGCTCGCGGACAACACCGGCGAGCTCACCGACGTCACCCTGATCGCCGCGGTCAAGGGCGGGGTCAGCGGCGGCACCGTCGACTCGCTGCGCGCCATGGTCGAGGAGGTCGCGACCGACCCGGCCAAGGCGAGGCTGCTCAGCCACCCGTACGCGCTGAGCCCGGACACCGATCGCGAGCCGAAGGTCGGCAGGCAGACCGACCAGGCGCTGCAGCGCGCGAGCGGCATCCACCCCGGGCTGCCCGGCTGGGTCGGCACCTTCGCGATGGCGGCGCACAACACCAAGATCGTGCGGCGCAGCAACGGCCTGCTCGGCTGGGTGTACGGCAAGAACTTCAAGTACCGCGAGGTGATGACGGCGGGCCGCTCGCCGCTCGCCCCGGTGGCCGCGGCGGCGCTCGCGGGCGGCACCGTGGCCGGCGTGGCGACCACCGCCGTGCTGAGCCGCTTCGCGCTGGGGCGCAAGATGCTCGACACCGTGCTGCCCGCGCCCGGCACCGGCCCCAGCGAAAAGACCAGGGCGAACGGCTGGTTCCGGATGAAGACCTACGCGAACACCACCTCCGGCACCACCTACCTGGCCACCTTCGAGGGCAAGGGCGACCCCGGCTACCAGGCGACCGCGGTGATGTTCGCCGAGACCGGGCTGGCGCTCGCCTTCGACCGGGAGAAGCAGAGCGAGCTGACCGGCATCCTCACCCCCGCCGCCGCCATCGGCGACGCGCTCACCGACCGGCTGCGCGATGCCGGGATGACCATCGAGGTCGAGCCGGTCCGGTGA
- a CDS encoding PPE domain-containing protein: protein MADHAARAAADAIGVRSRALSGAGATDPPYAPVRERFAGYPHREIWERVHEQLDPAALGRAATGWQGAADALGEAFQSFADATAPLFARWSGQSAATAATATREFTAAGITASEVCRTIQRLLELNAEAAQTVRAAIVPPPEYPALPDPVAEAVHGGRRRMEYEVLAATALADAQDTMTHVYTPTMPATGDAVPRFAAPPAGPDGAR from the coding sequence GTGGCCGACCACGCGGCCAGGGCCGCCGCCGACGCCATCGGGGTGCGCAGCCGCGCACTGAGCGGCGCGGGCGCCACCGACCCGCCCTACGCCCCGGTCCGCGAGCGCTTCGCCGGCTACCCGCACCGGGAGATCTGGGAGCGGGTGCACGAGCAGCTCGACCCCGCCGCGCTCGGCCGCGCCGCGACCGGCTGGCAGGGCGCCGCGGACGCGCTCGGCGAGGCCTTCCAGTCCTTCGCCGACGCCACCGCGCCGCTCTTCGCCCGCTGGTCGGGGCAGTCGGCAGCCACCGCGGCCACCGCGACGAGGGAGTTCACCGCCGCCGGTATCACGGCGAGCGAGGTCTGCCGCACCATCCAGCGGCTGCTGGAGCTGAATGCCGAAGCGGCGCAGACGGTCCGCGCCGCCATCGTGCCGCCGCCGGAGTACCCGGCGCTCCCGGACCCGGTGGCCGAGGCGGTGCACGGCGGCCGCAGGCGCATGGAGTACGAGGTGCTCGCGGCGACCGCGCTGGCCGACGCGCAGGACACCATGACCCACGTCTACACCCCGACCATGCCCGCCACCGGCGACGCGGTCCCCCGCTTCGCCGCGCCACCCGCGGGCCCGGACGGCGCGCGGTGA
- a CDS encoding GntR family transcriptional regulator: MSEAAENPALPKYLQIARHFAARIEEGELPPGAEVPSERELAAQWSVARLTANKALRELRRLGLIETRPQSGSFVVERAVAAIARDEPGLHLGYPAEGYRWPALGATPDVVADAEPGLAGGAVTDPAVRLLRAGAEPAPDSLRAEFPDGTPVARIRLVRGGSGVAALVTSWFAPGVAARAPLLARAEALPGGSGRYLAEVAGVRVAFGHDRVTARLASAFEREQLSLPDPAAVLVRRSARHTADGVLVRVDDVVQQPDRWFAA, from the coding sequence GTGAGCGAGGCTGCCGAAAATCCGGCGCTGCCCAAGTACCTGCAGATCGCCAGGCACTTCGCCGCCCGGATCGAGGAGGGCGAGCTGCCGCCGGGCGCCGAGGTGCCGTCGGAGCGGGAGCTGGCGGCGCAGTGGAGCGTGGCCCGGCTGACCGCCAACAAGGCGCTGCGCGAGCTGCGCAGGCTCGGGCTGATCGAAACGCGGCCGCAGTCCGGCAGTTTCGTGGTCGAGCGGGCGGTCGCGGCTATCGCACGGGACGAGCCGGGGCTACATCTGGGTTACCCAGCGGAGGGCTATCGCTGGCCCGCGCTCGGCGCCACCCCGGACGTGGTGGCCGATGCCGAGCCCGGCCTGGCGGGCGGCGCCGTCACCGACCCCGCCGTGCGGCTGCTGCGGGCCGGCGCCGAACCCGCGCCGGACTCGCTGCGCGCGGAGTTCCCCGACGGCACGCCGGTGGCGCGAATTCGCCTCGTGCGCGGCGGGTCCGGGGTCGCCGCGCTGGTGACCTCGTGGTTCGCGCCCGGCGTTGCCGCGCGGGCGCCACTGCTCGCACGGGCCGAGGCGCTGCCGGGCGGCTCCGGCCGGTACCTGGCCGAGGTGGCGGGAGTGCGGGTGGCCTTCGGCCACGACCGGGTCACCGCGCGGCTGGCGAGCGCCTTCGAACGCGAGCAGCTGAGCCTGCCCGACCCGGCCGCGGTGCTGGTGCGGCGCTCCGCCCGGCACACCGCCGACGGAGTGCTCGTCCGGGTGGACGACGTTGTCCAGCAACCGGACCGCTGGTTCGCGGCCTGA
- a CDS encoding DsbA family protein translates to MSKGSNNPLAAAERADRKRKLLIQVAVAVVLVGLVAAIGIGIAIKNAANNDDGPTPTIAATAPQNPAGITGTITDSGYIRIGKPDAKTTVRLVADLQCPACKAFEAQYGQVLEDAVSNGTAAVEYNIIAFLDRASSTEYSSRAANAAYCVAGTDPAKFQSWLKTMYAQQPAEGTAGLPDASLLQIARTVGYTDPAIEQCVTDRTYDKYVAARTDETLNGGVQSTPSVFVNGTQVTPDQLAGAITAAQ, encoded by the coding sequence GTGAGCAAGGGAAGCAACAATCCGCTGGCGGCAGCGGAGCGCGCCGACCGCAAGCGCAAGCTCCTCATTCAGGTCGCGGTCGCCGTCGTACTGGTCGGACTGGTCGCCGCCATCGGCATCGGCATCGCGATCAAGAACGCCGCGAACAACGATGACGGGCCGACCCCCACCATCGCGGCCACCGCCCCGCAGAACCCCGCGGGCATCACCGGCACCATCACCGACAGCGGCTACATCCGCATCGGCAAACCCGACGCGAAGACCACCGTGCGCCTCGTCGCCGACCTGCAGTGCCCCGCCTGCAAGGCCTTCGAGGCCCAGTACGGCCAGGTCCTCGAAGACGCGGTGAGCAACGGCACCGCCGCCGTCGAGTACAACATCATCGCCTTCCTGGACCGCGCCTCCAGTACCGAGTACTCCTCGCGCGCCGCCAACGCCGCCTACTGCGTCGCCGGCACCGATCCGGCCAAGTTCCAGAGCTGGCTGAAGACCATGTACGCCCAGCAGCCCGCCGAGGGCACCGCCGGCCTGCCCGACGCCTCGCTGCTGCAGATCGCCAGGACCGTCGGCTACACCGACCCCGCGATCGAGCAGTGCGTCACCGACCGCACCTACGACAAGTACGTCGCCGCCCGCACCGACGAGACCCTGAACGGCGGCGTGCAGTCCACCCCGTCGGTGTTCGTGAACGGCACCCAGGTCACCCCGGACCAGCTTGCCGGCGCGATCACCGCCGCGCAGTGA
- a CDS encoding excalibur calcium-binding domain-containing protein, whose amino-acid sequence MPTTTLAVPAPPQIDAPQPPPAPRVSYSSCKEAKAAGAAPLHRGDPGYSRSLDRDGDGVACET is encoded by the coding sequence GTGCCGACCACCACCCTCGCGGTACCCGCGCCACCGCAGATCGACGCACCGCAGCCGCCCCCGGCCCCCCGGGTCTCGTACAGCAGCTGCAAGGAGGCCAAGGCCGCTGGCGCCGCTCCCCTGCACCGCGGCGACCCGGGATACAGCCGCAGCCTCGATCGCGACGGCGACGGAGTCGCCTGCGAAACCTGA
- a CDS encoding S1C family serine protease — MDDGWQPRDPERGGGRGAALLLVVALAVAGFLGFRADLLDAFTGPERVPAEVAPPAPPLDPAVVAATVGPALVNIAVTLRPFGAAAAGSGIVLGADGEVLTSHHVVKGAETVLVTDVGTGVEYSAEVLGYDATADIALLALTGAGGLPTARLGSSARLRLRDEVLALGNAGGVGGTPTAVAGRITDLNSTIVAQNAADLSRLALRGMVEVAAAVTAGQSGGALADRNGDVVGVITAASGQGGEPVPAGRAPNGYAVPIDRAMTVVEQIRAGVSAGTVHVGPTATLGVLISDAADGARLDVVLYGTPAWNAGLADGSVVVAVDGRPIANAKALRAEIDARRPADVVRLEVLENGGRRVVEAVLAESPPR, encoded by the coding sequence ATGGACGACGGATGGCAGCCGCGCGACCCCGAACGCGGCGGCGGGCGCGGCGCCGCGCTGCTCTTGGTGGTGGCGCTGGCCGTCGCCGGATTCCTCGGTTTCCGCGCCGACCTGCTCGACGCCTTCACCGGGCCGGAGCGGGTGCCCGCCGAGGTCGCGCCGCCCGCGCCGCCGCTCGACCCGGCGGTGGTGGCCGCCACGGTCGGCCCCGCACTGGTCAACATCGCGGTCACGCTGCGGCCGTTCGGCGCCGCGGCGGCCGGCTCCGGCATCGTGCTCGGCGCGGACGGCGAGGTGCTCACCAGCCACCATGTCGTCAAGGGCGCGGAGACGGTGCTGGTCACCGATGTGGGGACGGGTGTGGAGTACTCGGCGGAGGTGCTCGGCTACGACGCCACCGCGGACATCGCGCTGCTCGCGCTCACCGGCGCGGGCGGGCTGCCGACCGCGCGGCTCGGCTCGTCGGCCCGGCTGCGGCTGCGCGACGAGGTGCTCGCGCTCGGCAACGCGGGCGGCGTCGGTGGGACGCCGACCGCGGTCGCCGGGCGGATCACCGATCTGAACAGCACGATCGTCGCGCAGAACGCCGCCGACCTCTCCCGGCTCGCGCTGCGCGGCATGGTCGAGGTGGCGGCGGCGGTGACGGCGGGGCAGTCCGGCGGGGCGCTGGCCGACCGCAACGGCGACGTGGTCGGGGTGATCACCGCGGCCTCGGGGCAGGGCGGCGAGCCGGTGCCCGCCGGGCGGGCGCCGAACGGGTACGCGGTGCCGATCGACAGGGCCATGACCGTTGTCGAGCAGATCCGCGCCGGGGTGTCGGCGGGGACGGTGCACGTCGGCCCCACCGCGACGCTCGGGGTGCTGATCTCCGACGCGGCGGACGGCGCCCGGCTGGACGTGGTGCTCTACGGCACCCCGGCCTGGAACGCCGGGCTCGCCGACGGCAGCGTGGTGGTGGCGGTGGACGGCCGCCCGATCGCGAACGCGAAGGCCCTGCGCGCGGAGATCGACGCCAGGCGCCCGGCCGACGTGGTCCGGCTGGAGGTGCTGGAGAACGGCGGGCGCCGGGTCGTCGAGGCGGTGCTCGCGGAGAGCCCGCCGCGCTGA
- a CDS encoding ESX secretion-associated protein EspG has product MKWVLGPDEFSYVWENETGLDRRPYPINMAPAGTVRSEREHAALRLPQRFPRQADPDLAAALMVCARPDATTVTVSGERTVRSRNNGSAPHTERILLYAAVVHHHASILAADPKQVTVVMCHARTLGERLVQLIGSARAGRNPALREPQDAVLHGHSETFGSGARPGADPTGEPDGGAARFRKMLRRPVDGRGFVTVTVSPDDPMSPPTRHRSWLDLSGDGRYLLTTAHDLTLTPVDDAEFAAQLTRLAQIR; this is encoded by the coding sequence GTGAAGTGGGTGCTCGGCCCGGACGAGTTCAGCTACGTCTGGGAGAACGAGACCGGGCTGGACCGGCGGCCCTACCCCATCAACATGGCGCCGGCGGGCACCGTGCGCAGCGAGCGCGAGCACGCGGCGCTGCGGCTGCCGCAGCGGTTCCCGCGGCAGGCCGACCCGGATCTGGCCGCCGCGCTCATGGTCTGCGCCCGCCCGGACGCCACCACGGTCACCGTCTCCGGCGAGCGCACCGTGCGCAGCCGCAACAACGGGAGCGCCCCGCACACCGAGCGCATCCTGCTCTACGCCGCCGTCGTGCACCACCACGCGAGCATCCTCGCCGCCGACCCGAAGCAGGTCACGGTGGTCATGTGCCACGCCCGCACGCTCGGCGAGCGGCTGGTGCAGCTGATCGGCTCGGCCCGGGCGGGCCGGAACCCGGCGCTGCGCGAACCGCAGGACGCCGTGCTGCACGGCCACTCCGAGACCTTCGGCTCCGGCGCCCGCCCCGGCGCGGACCCCACCGGCGAACCGGACGGGGGCGCGGCCCGCTTCCGGAAGATGCTGCGCCGCCCGGTCGACGGCCGCGGCTTCGTCACCGTGACCGTCTCGCCGGACGACCCCATGTCGCCGCCGACCAGGCACCGCAGCTGGCTCGATCTCAGCGGCGACGGCCGATACCTGCTCACCACCGCGCACGACCTCACCCTGACCCCGGTCGACGACGCGGAGTTCGCCGCGCAGCTGACCCGGCTGGCCCAGATCCGCTGA
- a CDS encoding AI-2E family transporter, with protein MAAEQTPESGDTVEPDPAEPPPWLLRAFLLGAATIAGLIAGFWALQKLQGLLTLLLVSLFLAFAIEPAVNWLAARGFRRGPATGLVFLALLAIVIGFGWTLGALLVAQATTLVQNAPDYADQVVDWVNHTFHQNLSGTDIQKYATEWSSTAEGYLVGLAGNVWGIGATAVGVLFQGLGILLFTFYFAADGPRFRHAVCSLLPPAKQSHVLRAWDIAVEKTGGYIYSRGLLALASTLAHYVAMRVLDVPSAFALALWVGVVSQFVPTVGTYLAGALPVIVALVYGPGTALWLLGFIVLYQQFENYVLQPRITATTLDMHPAVAFGAVLAGAALLGPTGALLAIPVTATVQGFAGAYIRRYEVRPEAGLAPAPARKLRTRLTDLLRERRNPKP; from the coding sequence GTGGCCGCTGAGCAGACGCCGGAGAGCGGCGACACCGTCGAACCCGACCCCGCCGAGCCCCCACCCTGGCTGCTGCGCGCGTTCCTGCTCGGGGCCGCGACCATCGCCGGGCTGATCGCCGGGTTCTGGGCGCTGCAGAAGCTGCAGGGGCTGCTGACGCTGCTGCTGGTCTCGCTGTTCCTGGCCTTCGCCATCGAACCGGCGGTGAACTGGCTGGCCGCGCGCGGCTTCCGGCGCGGCCCGGCGACCGGGCTGGTGTTCCTGGCGCTGCTCGCCATCGTGATCGGCTTCGGCTGGACGCTGGGCGCGCTGCTGGTCGCGCAGGCGACGACGCTGGTGCAGAACGCGCCGGACTACGCCGACCAGGTGGTGGACTGGGTGAACCACACCTTCCACCAGAACCTCTCCGGCACCGACATCCAGAAGTACGCCACCGAGTGGAGCTCCACCGCCGAGGGGTACCTGGTCGGGCTGGCCGGCAATGTCTGGGGCATCGGCGCCACCGCCGTCGGCGTGCTCTTCCAGGGCCTCGGAATCCTGCTCTTCACCTTCTACTTCGCCGCCGACGGGCCGCGCTTCCGGCACGCGGTCTGCTCACTGCTTCCGCCCGCCAAGCAGTCACACGTGTTGCGCGCGTGGGACATCGCCGTGGAGAAGACCGGCGGCTACATCTACTCGCGCGGCCTGCTCGCCCTGGCCTCGACGCTCGCGCACTACGTCGCCATGCGCGTCCTCGACGTGCCGTCGGCCTTCGCGCTCGCGCTCTGGGTCGGCGTGGTCTCGCAGTTCGTGCCGACGGTCGGCACCTACCTGGCGGGCGCACTCCCCGTGATCGTCGCGCTGGTCTACGGCCCGGGCACCGCGCTCTGGCTGCTCGGCTTCATCGTGCTCTACCAGCAGTTCGAGAACTACGTCCTGCAACCGCGGATCACCGCGACCACCCTCGACATGCACCCCGCCGTCGCCTTCGGCGCCGTCCTCGCCGGCGCCGCGCTGCTCGGCCCCACCGGCGCCCTGCTCGCCATTCCGGTCACCGCGACGGTGCAGGGCTTCGCCGGCGCCTACATCCGCCGCTACGAGGTGCGCCCGGAAGCCGGCCTCGCCCCCGCCCCCGCCCGCAAACTCCGCACCCGCCTCACCGACCTCCTGCGGGAGCGGCGCAACCCGAAACCGTGA